DNA from Ammospiza caudacuta isolate bAmmCau1 chromosome 6, bAmmCau1.pri, whole genome shotgun sequence:
GTAGCATCACTGCAGAAGGTGTGGGAAGTGTTTCTGTGACAAGTGCTGCAGTAAGAAAGTGCCTCTGCCCCGCATGTGCTTCGTGGACCCCGTGCGGCAGTGCGCCGAGTGCGCCCTGGTGTCGCAGAAGGAGACCGAGTTCTACGACAAACAGCTCAAAGTGCTCATGAATGGTAAGCACCCAAGGTCCTGGTTGTGGTTATTCAAATTCCAGTGAACAGCAAGAGCAGTGCTTCTTGTCCCACaagctgtggttttgtttcctctttgcTGTGCCTCTTGTTTTGCAGTTAGTGATTTTGCGTTACGGGTTTATTCAGAGACAGGTTCACACTTCGTAGTCAGTGTTTGCACCTCTCAGTTTGTACTTCTTGGTCTTGATGGAGAGTGATTTAATTAAAGATAAATTTTTAATACCTGTGAGAACAGATGAGTGTGCAGTTGGCATTTTCCTTGAAATAATGCATCTTTTAACCATATTCCTGTTACATTAAATAAGGATGAAAAATACTTGAGagaatattttaacattttcaaaCAAGACAGAGTGCTTGTTTCAAGCTTCATCTGAGAGCTTTGATCTTGTCCATGGCCTACAGCTGTGGTTGATGGCAGATCATCATGAGTACTCAATTTTCCATAGGTTTAAACCTTCACAATACAGTAATTCATGTTCCAATTACATTAAGAAAGCTGAaacttcagtttttaaaatagtcTGTGATCCTTCAGTGCCTTTTGATGATCTCTCAGCATGGTGCCTATGTGCATAATGGGTAAGCTAAGCCCCACATGTGATGTGCAAGGATGTTCCTGGGGAGATCCTGGGTTCAGAAGGGAGTGTGCTCATCCTGGAGCACATAAATCATTCTTCACTCTGCTTTACCATGAGGGCGTAGATGAGTTTTTAAATCCCATCTTTTAAATTGAagagttttttttaaagctactCCTGTTTGCTTTCATGTTCTGAAGTTGTTCCTGCCTTGCTGTAGAGCCACAGATGGTGGCCAGagaggtggtggtggtggctgtaatgtccttctccagccttggtgctgctgtctctgtctcacttcagcagcacaggctctgtgctgggggtCAGTGGCCCTGGGTGAGCTGGCAAGTAAGGAGGTGGAACTGTGGAACTCCAGGGCTGCATGGTTCAGGTTGTGGGGATGGATTGCAGACCattgggcagggctggatgttgttttcttcatttcccaGGCCAGCCCTGTTGGGATTGGGTAACACAGGGAACATGAGGAGGAAGCAGGGCTGCTTGGAGTTCTGAGTCACCTCTCTAGTGGAGCAACAGTGACCTTCCCCTTGCCAAAGCAGTTTGGAGGGGGAAGAATCAACATGAAAGCTGAAGTTCATTGACCTCACAATAATACTGAGCCAGCCTTCAGTAATGAAAAAGAGATGTCTTTACAGCTTCTTAAGCATAGAACTGAAGGTCACATCCTGCtattaaattgtttttttttaatacagaaacAATCATTTGTGTTACAGTGATGACAGAGGGTCTTTAATTGCCTGTCTTTGCCACCTCCAAatttcttctcattttaaaaagattCCTCTTGGATATCATCTGCATTTCTACACATGGGAGAAATTGCATAGCATGTGTGAAAGGTCCTGTAAGTCAGAACATGATAATTAAAGATCAGCTTTTTATACTTGAGTGTTTTGTGATGTTAATcagtttaatttttcagttattCCCTTATTTCACTCAATTCAGTGCATTAGTAAGTAAAAGTTAGGTGTTGTTTCTGATACTTGAATGTTGCTTCTTGAATTCTGTATTAGAATACTAAACCATTTCTTTCCAGGTGCTACATTCTTTGTAACTCTGGGAACATCTGATAAATCTGAGCTCATGGTTTGTCGACTTTCCAACAACCAGAGGTGAGAAAGATTGATGGAAACTGCACTTGTAAACTGTAGCATTGATGTACTTACAGCTCTATTCTTACAcaataacttaaaaaaatagGAGAGTAACATGCCCTGAGGATACTGGAGAGAGTCATCAGACTGAAAGGATAGATCCAACAATACTGGAATGTTTGCTTGAATTTACTAACAGTGTGGATCAGAATGTCTTGGAAGGGTGAAATTTCAATGAAAAGTAACATTTTCTGCCTGATTTCTATCCCTCCTCACCCCAAATAACAGATAAACAATGTCACTGAGAGATTGTTTaacttttttcctctgatttgGAATTGAtcttgtaggaaaaaaaaaaagtgaaaaaaccctttttcttctattatGTAGATACCTGGTTTTGGATGGAGACAGCCATTATGAAATTGAAATTATACAGATTTCAACTGTTCAGATACTTACAGAGGGATTTACTCCTGgaggtaattttttcttttaatataaatgaactattaagaaaaaaaatgaagctgtaGTTATTGAGCTAGACAGCGAATTCAGTGTTTAACTATTGGTTACAACTGCTCTCAGAATAGAGCACAGTCTGTGACACCCTGTCCCAtgtggctgctgggagctgggggaaCACCTAAAGATTTAGAAGTTCCCCCACAGCCTTAATGTGGGAGAGACTCTTGATAAACCTGAGTAAGGGTGATTGTCACCTGTTCTCTTGGGtatgtaaaaatatttgctaaTTTAAGAGCTCATAGGAGGGAACTGTTAGTCTTTGGTAGCTTCCATTTCAGAATCCAGCTGGGATTTTGCCTTGACTGGTTCAAACATTGTTAACAGAATGAAATGGGGGAGGGGGAGTAAATAATTCAACTATCCTTTCTTAATTTCATTCAAGACAAAGGGGTGGCCAAATGAAACTGGTAACATATAAATTGGAGTGCAGCAACTTACTGCCCCATCTCTTACCAGATTTTAGAGTATTTCAGGATGAACCTGAATATGAATTGACTGAAATGAGAACAAACAAGGTCAGGAATTTCAATAATTGTTCTCTATCAACACTTCTGTCACTGCTGGGTTTTTCTAATTGCACAGCCCATCTGTGCATTATTCAGTCAGTACAGCATGTTAACTTGAATAAACTTACCTTGGTATTTAAATCACCCAGGTATATTGCTGAGTCACTTAATGCTCCTGTAATTCCTTGCTCACTACTCTTCTGATTGCTTTATCTCTTTTCTGCCTGCCTTCCTTGTTGATGGTAGAAAAAGATATTCACACTTACACCAGCCTCCTGGAGAGCCAGCCTGTTACTGAAGGTATCTGCAGTGCCTTTCAGCATGACTCACCCAAGCATGCCATGGCCCCCTCACCTCTTTCttctctgcagtgctgattATGTGCTTGATCCATAATTGCTGTTCAACTTGAGTTATGTTTGAGTCTGACACATATCTGTTCCTTCCCATATGTCTGTTT
Protein-coding regions in this window:
- the ZFYVE21 gene encoding zinc finger FYVE domain-containing protein 21 isoform X1, with product MSGGDAKKLVRSPSGLRMVPEHRAARSPFGLDEPPWVPDKECPRCMQCDTKFDFITRKHHCRRCGKCFCDKCCSKKVPLPRMCFVDPVRQCAECALVSQKETEFYDKQLKVLMNGATFFVTLGTSDKSELMVCRLSNNQRYLVLDGDSHYEIEIIQISTVQILTEGFTPGDFRVFQDEPEYELTEMRTNKVRNFNNCSLSTLLSLLGFSNCTAHLCIIQSVQHVNLNKLTLVFKSPRYIAESLNAPVIPCSLLF
- the ZFYVE21 gene encoding zinc finger FYVE domain-containing protein 21 isoform X4, which produces MQCDTKFDFITRKHHCRRCGKCFCDKCCSKKVPLPRMCFVDPVRQCAECALVSQKETEFYDKQLKVLMNGATFFVTLGTSDKSELMVCRLSNNQRYLVLDGDSHYEIEIIQISTVQILTEGFTPGEKDIHTYTSLLESQPVTEGGNTRAIGMVLQYKVPGSEEVMQMKFTAGEDFSCNKKLSAAWLAAMHKATKLLYESRDQ
- the ZFYVE21 gene encoding zinc finger FYVE domain-containing protein 21 isoform X2, producing the protein MSGGDAKKLVRSPSGLRMVPEHRAARSPFGLDEPPWVPDKECPRCMQCDTKFDFITRKHHCRRCGKCFCDKCCSKKVPLPRMCFVDPVRQCAECALVSQKETEFYDKQLKVLMNGATFFVTLGTSDKSELMVCRLSNNQRYLVLDGDSHYEIEIIQISTVQILTEGFTPGEKDIHTYTSLLESQPVTEGGNTRAIGMVLQYKVPGSEEVMQMKFTAGEDFSCNKKLSAAWLAAMHKATKLLYESRDQ